In Triticum aestivum cultivar Chinese Spring chromosome 5B, IWGSC CS RefSeq v2.1, whole genome shotgun sequence, the following proteins share a genomic window:
- the LOC123116512 gene encoding uncharacterized protein isoform X2, with the protein MEKARRPQVPAFGEWNYYYHYDEPEAAWYATPEPQACSDVWFKYSPPPRKPTPTPKKQQARRRRPAGCDNVSGERQHARPSLDAAAAAKGGASRRVVRPVDADLYQVPPPEFTPNRRPTKSRSLWMMGCLGCVA; encoded by the exons ATGGAG AAGGCGAGGAGGCCTCAGGTGCCGGCGTTCGGGGAGTGGAACTACTACTACCACTACGACGAGCCGGAGGCGGCGTGGTACGCCACGCCGGAGCCGCAGGCCTGCAGCGACGTGTGGTTCAAGTACTCGCCGCCCCCGCGCAAGCCCACGCCCACGCCCAAGAAGCagcaggcgaggaggaggcggccggcgggcTGCGACAACGTGTCCGGGGAGCGTCAGCACGCGAGGCCGTCCTTGGACGCTGCTGCCGCGGCCAAAGGCGGCGCCTCCAGGCGGGTGGTGCGGCCGGTCGACGCggacctgtaccaggtgccaccgCCGGAGTTCACCCCCAACCGGCGGCCAACAAAG AGCAGGAGCCTGTGGATGATGGGCTGCCTGGGCTGCGTCGCCTGA
- the LOC123116512 gene encoding uncharacterized protein isoform X1 — protein MEKARRPQVPAFGEWNYYYHYDEPEAAWYATPEPQACSDVWFKYSPPPRKPTPTPKKQQARRRRPAGCDNVSGERQHARPSLDAAAAAKGGASRRVVRPVDADLYQVPPPEFTPNRRPTKQSRSLWMMGCLGCVA, from the exons ATGGAG AAGGCGAGGAGGCCTCAGGTGCCGGCGTTCGGGGAGTGGAACTACTACTACCACTACGACGAGCCGGAGGCGGCGTGGTACGCCACGCCGGAGCCGCAGGCCTGCAGCGACGTGTGGTTCAAGTACTCGCCGCCCCCGCGCAAGCCCACGCCCACGCCCAAGAAGCagcaggcgaggaggaggcggccggcgggcTGCGACAACGTGTCCGGGGAGCGTCAGCACGCGAGGCCGTCCTTGGACGCTGCTGCCGCGGCCAAAGGCGGCGCCTCCAGGCGGGTGGTGCGGCCGGTCGACGCggacctgtaccaggtgccaccgCCGGAGTTCACCCCCAACCGGCGGCCAACAAAG CAGAGCAGGAGCCTGTGGATGATGGGCTGCCTGGGCTGCGTCGCCTGA